ATCCGCTTCACCGTGGCGCCCAAGCAGCTCCACGGCAACGCCGCCCTCCAGGGCGGGACGATCGAGTCCAACGAGGTGAGCCTCTGGGTCGAGGGCCGCACCCTCGCCCAGGCCAGGCCGGGTGACGTGGTGACCGTGGGCAGCATCTCGTTCAGTGGCCGCTGCTCCACCACGCAGCAGTCCACCCTCCTTGACGCCATCAACGCCGCCAGCGCCATGGCGAACGACTCGAACGCCTACCTCACCGGCAATACGCCCTCGGGCACGCCGCGCTACACCACCTGGTTCGGCGCCTTCTCCAGCAGCGGCTGGAGCACCGCGCAGAGCCACTTCGTGAAGATCAAGGACGCCTTCGACACCAAGCCGATCACCGTCGATTGCGGCTGCAAGAAGAGCTACTACGCCTACGTCTACCCGAACCAGCCCTACACCATCTACGTGTGCAACGCCTTCTGGTCCGCGCCCATGACCGGCACGGACTCCAAGGGCGGCACGCTCATCCACGAGATGAGCCACTTCACGGTGGTGGCTGGCACGGATGACCACGTGTACGGCCAGGCCGGCGCCAAGAACCTGGCGCTCACCAACCCGACCAACGCCCTCGACAACGCGGACAACCACGAGTACTTCGCCGAGAACACCCCGTTCCTGCAGTGAGCGGGTTCTGGCGGTGAGCGCGCGGGAGCCCTCCAGACAGGGGGGCCCCGTGCATGCTATGGGCGGCGCATGCCGAACAAGACGCTCATCGACGGACTGGACGGACTCAAGGCACTTCGCGGACAGAAGCTCGGCGCCTCCGAGTGGAAGGAGCTCGCGTACGAGGACATCGCGCGCTTCGCCGAGGCCACGGGGGACTTCCAGTGGATCCACCTGGACCGCGAGCGGTGCAAGCGCGAGTCGCCTTTTGGAGTGCCCATCGCCCATGGGTACTTCAGCGTCTCGCGCATCGCGGGGCTGTTCTTCGAGGTCGTGGACATCCGCGGCTTCGCGCTCGTCCTGAATTACGGCCTCAACAAGGTCCGATTCCCCGCCCCGCTCAAGCTGGGCGCCCGCTACCGGCTGAGCCTCGAGCTGGCCGAGCTCAAGGACATTCCCAAGGGTGTCGAGGCCCTGCTGCTCGCGAGCATCGAGATCGAAGGCGAGTCCAAGCCGGCGTGCGCCGCGGAGGTGCTCTACCGCTACATGCTCGGGTGAGCGCCTCGCGCCTCCACGGAGACCTTGCAGGCGGAGGCGCGGACCACCGGGCTCCGAGGAGAGAATCCCCTGGGAAGAGGGCGTCGCGGCCGCGGTGTTGAAGAGTGCGAAGTGGCCGTGATCCGAAGATTGCCGCACGTGGTCGTCACGCAAGTGCACAGCGCTCGACGTGGACCCACGGGCCGTCAGGCCCAAGGGCCGTCGATTCGAATCATCGTTGAAGGTGCGTGCACCCTCGCAAGCACGGCACTTCCCCGGAGGGGGGCGGAAACGCCCCCCTTCGTCGTTGCGGGCCCCCGCGACTCCCCTACTCCTCGCGGCAATCCACCCAGCTCACGCCCGAGCCACGCGTCTCGCGCCAGATGCGCGGGAGGGCCTCGAGCGCCTTCGGGTGGATGTCGTGGAACAGGATGTTCCCGTGCCGCCACAGCAGCATCAGCGACAGCACACGCCCGGCCGCCTTCGAGCCCGTGGTGCGCGCGTGCCAGTCCTGGGAGTCGATGTTCCACAGAATGCTCTTCATTCCGACGTGTTCCAGGGCCTGGAGGAAGGACGCGTTGCGCTGGCCGTACGGCGGGCGGAACAGCGTCAGCTTCGCCTGACCCTCCGGCAGGCTCTCCGCGAGCCGGGCGTGGAAGGACTCCATTCCCGGCACCGCGCCGGCCCAGGTGACATGGGAGCGGTGCTCCTGTCCGTGCGAGCCGACGCACATCCCCGCGTAGAGCGCCCGGAACTGCTCCACCGAGGTCGCCTTCCGCCGGGACTCGTACTGGGTGCCCAGCAGGAAGAAGGCCGCGTGGATGCCCTCGGCCCTGAGCCGCGTGGTGAGCGTGTCCGTACCGCCGCCCCTGGGCGTGGGGCCGTCATCGAAGGTGAGCAGGAAGTGCCGATCCGGCAGCTCGAGGCCGAAGCGCTCGGAGGACGCCAGCGGGAAGATCTCGCTCGTCACCCTCGGGAACAGCCCCGCCAGCCG
This is a stretch of genomic DNA from Archangium violaceum. It encodes these proteins:
- a CDS encoding M35 family metallo-endopeptidase, which translates into the protein MSKNVRGGFKWMAGWLVGASLIGACGAPADDSTMNGDALARESQELASKAVSVRLSTDKAIIGANEKASVTITLTNDSRHAVKLLKWYTPAEGLEEELLQVRFAGTPVAFQGPHYKRPAAQEKDYITLEAGESTTSTVDVGEVYDLSRTGQYIIRFTVAPKQLHGNAALQGGTIESNEVSLWVEGRTLAQARPGDVVTVGSISFSGRCSTTQQSTLLDAINAASAMANDSNAYLTGNTPSGTPRYTTWFGAFSSSGWSTAQSHFVKIKDAFDTKPITVDCGCKKSYYAYVYPNQPYTIYVCNAFWSAPMTGTDSKGGTLIHEMSHFTVVAGTDDHVYGQAGAKNLALTNPTNALDNADNHEYFAENTPFLQ
- a CDS encoding MaoC family dehydratase codes for the protein MPNKTLIDGLDGLKALRGQKLGASEWKELAYEDIARFAEATGDFQWIHLDRERCKRESPFGVPIAHGYFSVSRIAGLFFEVVDIRGFALVLNYGLNKVRFPAPLKLGARYRLSLELAELKDIPKGVEALLLASIEIEGESKPACAAEVLYRYMLG
- a CDS encoding polysaccharide deacetylase family protein → MFRSFRLLTALLCVPLLASSAHAAGLKVSVTERAHWPWPLESPSAFDVASRAELAVFVEALADSDTREGASGDAASVARWKAWMRKVLVENFAKARETCIAGELFCEGQVPPSWEALVTTARTGLGKLPAELAPWYAEQKPFHQGYLYEQVRLAGLFPRVTSEIFPLASSERFGLELPDRHFLLTFDDGPTPRGGGTDTLTTRLRAEGIHAAFFLLGTQYESRRKATSVEQFRALYAGMCVGSHGQEHRSHVTWAGAVPGMESFHARLAESLPEGQAKLTLFRPPYGQRNASFLQALEHVGMKSILWNIDSQDWHARTTGSKAAGRVLSLMLLWRHGNILFHDIHPKALEALPRIWRETRGSGVSWVDCREE